A region from the Polyangiaceae bacterium genome encodes:
- a CDS encoding alpha/beta hydrolase, translating into MILHSQVVEQNVDLHERGTFVKELVLARGAMPIAMVRKRAARPFGRLSSRTDPAELAAPTRAPVLLIHGYGQNRYAFHLPSRSLVNYLARAGFDVFNVDLRGRGRSAHLGARRPGAVVDFVREDVPAALDEIERLSGKRPVFLVGHSLGGVVSYCMAVAEESRIAGVATLGAPYHFTRGSPFLAGVGSLFLALDARLSLPNFPVPARAYGKFVRRARRIVESPLYPLPLRGFHRGAIEPQVLREHMALAMDNGSIGTMRAMFAWARDARREVDSDAGLFGYARRFQERELPLLVIAGRYDDLAPPASVKPAFTLSRSSDKKYRELPFGHVDLLVGRDAPLTTWPVLEQWLQRHSEPRVTSARPTAS; encoded by the coding sequence ATGATCCTGCACAGCCAAGTCGTCGAGCAAAACGTCGACCTCCATGAGCGCGGCACCTTCGTGAAGGAGCTGGTGCTGGCCCGCGGGGCGATGCCCATCGCCATGGTGCGCAAGCGCGCGGCGCGGCCGTTTGGGCGGCTCTCCAGCCGCACGGATCCCGCCGAGCTGGCCGCCCCCACCCGCGCCCCGGTGCTGCTGATCCACGGCTACGGTCAGAACCGCTACGCCTTCCACCTGCCGAGCCGCAGCCTGGTGAACTACCTCGCGCGGGCCGGATTCGACGTGTTCAACGTGGATCTCCGGGGCCGTGGGAGGAGCGCGCATCTCGGCGCACGCCGACCGGGCGCCGTCGTCGACTTCGTGCGGGAGGACGTGCCCGCCGCCCTCGACGAGATCGAGCGCCTGAGCGGAAAGCGCCCGGTGTTCCTCGTCGGGCACTCCCTGGGCGGAGTCGTTTCCTACTGCATGGCAGTGGCGGAGGAGTCGCGCATTGCCGGAGTCGCCACCCTCGGCGCGCCGTACCACTTCACCCGCGGCTCACCCTTCCTGGCGGGCGTGGGATCCCTGTTCCTGGCGCTGGATGCCCGGCTTTCGCTACCGAACTTCCCGGTGCCCGCGCGCGCGTACGGGAAGTTCGTGCGGCGCGCCCGTCGCATCGTGGAGAGCCCGCTCTATCCCCTACCCCTACGCGGCTTCCATCGCGGCGCCATCGAGCCCCAGGTCCTTCGAGAGCACATGGCGCTGGCCATGGACAACGGCAGCATCGGTACCATGCGCGCGATGTTCGCTTGGGCACGGGACGCGCGCCGGGAGGTCGACAGCGACGCGGGCCTGTTCGGTTATGCGCGCCGCTTCCAAGAGCGCGAGCTACCGCTGCTGGTGATCGCCGGCCGCTACGACGACCTGGCGCCACCGGCCAGCGTGAAGCCGGCCTTCACGCTCTCCAGGTCGAGCGACAAGAAGTATCGGGAGCTACCCTTCGGTCACGTCGATTTGCTGGTGGGGCGCGACGCACCGCTCACCACCTGGCCCGTGCTCGAGCAGTGGCTCCAGCGCCACAGCGAGCCGCGGGTCACTTCCGCTCGTCCAACCGCTTCTTGA
- a CDS encoding sigma 54-interacting transcriptional regulator translates to MSELILPDRYEPVARLGQGGGGEVWAVRHRHSGARLALKVLAHGASEREMAALVREAVALSGLEGLGVPRVVHFGRMPDGRPYMVRELVEGRSLHELIEQGVEVERTLDALARAAAQLTVLHRAGLLHGDVKPANVIVEPGGSATLVDLGLAATWQEKGAEPEGLTPRYAAPELFAGRPLTVRAEVYALGVALEDAISQARSLPAEGKLRAVANKATAKQPNERYPSADEFASALRHAAGLPSADSTAEAALLWPIVGMDAPSAELLEQAEDLGPGGVLRIEGPPGSGRSGLLRRLAWSLGISGMPVAWIDAGSLDAELAAHDSMLGVALLVDDADALDEASTARLVAAREAGARLVVVGGARLGEGAQVFEVPPLEERLATELVKRAVPSLTESLVRRVVQASHGRPGELRRVVRAIASDAVASEEDIERVLSTDSSAGTRPPEDPLERAQYFLNHGRYNDARAALDLVRDADALTIGVARARLMLGLGEAAAALQLLGSVTPKDAHAPLAKAWRLYLGRAHFGVAEYEKAIETLAPLADESSGLGAEAAAFRGSALSFLGRHDEARSEMERAVELARDAAAPRAEAVALACLGVAMQRSDRTDAARQAYEQGVSAAERASDAGMLATLQLNLAGLLKMSGDIAGAIERFEAAVDMGKRSGRRSTTRQALLNLANTDLYLGRLARARSNIEALEQQREQLPPVVVAQLLGLRADLETRAGQAEDAARSFEACARAYEELGRHHDAAEARLEGILSSARATSPNVSALRTMLARTRQTLGENPVHRPLLCLAAGRVASLSGDADTAQREIDAALAAARETSQKEWLWRALAARADLAELAGQSMRARRDREEALAVMEEIGAHLPRDLREVYWNDPRRRELRSSVQQEISFAPTTHAPERSLASNSRQSVSGLTVTPLEQRLARLLEVNSELAGELDLRRLTARVTDYAVELSRAERGYVLLLEDDGSLTVHTSRARGVAEPDAEFSRSVAQSVVARGEPIVSVSARDDARMAGYASVHQLMLQSVACVPIASPGGEPIGALYVETRHRSGSHFEAELPMLRAFADQVAIAIETARLINENRERADELAAANADLEEAQERLRELLGERTKKLNVARRKLRDARDTLYGHFGYQGLVGTSESMRRVYALIERVRDTDVPILITGESGTGKEVVARAIHAASERSKGKFLGVNCGAIPEHLLESELFGHVRGAFTGADRERKGLFREGEGGSVLLDEIGEMPHKMQAGMLRVLQEKKVRPVGGTSEEPVDVRLIFATNRDLSAMVKAGSFREDLFYRIHVVEVALPPLRERVEDIPQLVDYFLGIFSARYKREKGTVSRGAMRRLAAFDWPGNVRQLEHVLLNAWVLAEDPELEVEDFDLPDAMQERIRERRLSEEPAARMESTTSSIHRPRSTHRPPKSTLSQHRRDEREKILKALQSCNWNRVKAAELVGIPRRTFYRRLREYGIQ, encoded by the coding sequence TTGAGTGAGCTGATCCTTCCGGATCGCTACGAGCCGGTGGCGCGGCTCGGCCAGGGTGGCGGAGGTGAGGTGTGGGCGGTCAGGCACCGCCACTCCGGCGCGCGCCTCGCGCTCAAGGTGTTGGCGCACGGCGCCAGCGAGCGCGAGATGGCGGCGCTGGTGCGCGAGGCGGTCGCGCTCTCGGGGCTCGAGGGCCTCGGCGTTCCCCGCGTGGTGCACTTCGGCCGCATGCCCGACGGTCGCCCCTACATGGTGCGCGAGCTGGTGGAGGGCCGCAGCCTCCACGAGCTGATCGAGCAGGGCGTGGAGGTGGAGCGCACGCTGGACGCTCTGGCTCGCGCCGCGGCGCAGCTCACGGTGCTGCACCGGGCGGGGCTCCTGCACGGTGACGTGAAGCCCGCCAACGTCATCGTCGAGCCGGGGGGCAGCGCCACGCTGGTGGATCTGGGCCTGGCGGCCACCTGGCAAGAGAAGGGCGCCGAGCCGGAAGGACTCACGCCGCGCTACGCCGCACCGGAGCTGTTCGCCGGGCGCCCGCTCACCGTGCGCGCGGAGGTCTACGCCCTGGGCGTCGCGCTGGAAGACGCGATCTCGCAAGCGCGCAGCCTGCCGGCGGAGGGCAAGCTGCGCGCGGTGGCGAACAAGGCCACCGCGAAGCAGCCGAACGAGCGCTATCCTTCGGCGGACGAGTTCGCCAGCGCGCTGCGCCACGCGGCAGGGCTGCCCTCCGCGGACTCGACGGCAGAGGCGGCGTTGCTGTGGCCCATCGTGGGTATGGATGCGCCGTCGGCGGAGCTGCTCGAGCAAGCGGAAGACCTCGGCCCCGGCGGAGTGTTGCGCATCGAAGGCCCGCCCGGCTCCGGGCGCAGCGGCCTGTTGCGGCGCCTCGCGTGGTCCCTCGGGATTTCCGGCATGCCGGTGGCGTGGATCGACGCGGGCTCGCTCGATGCGGAGCTCGCGGCCCACGACTCCATGCTGGGTGTCGCGTTGCTGGTGGATGACGCCGACGCGCTGGACGAAGCGAGCACGGCCCGCCTGGTGGCCGCGCGGGAAGCGGGGGCGCGGCTGGTGGTCGTCGGCGGCGCGCGTCTCGGGGAGGGCGCCCAGGTGTTCGAGGTGCCGCCCCTGGAAGAGCGTCTCGCCACCGAGCTCGTCAAGCGCGCGGTGCCGTCGCTCACGGAGAGCTTGGTGCGCCGCGTGGTGCAGGCCAGCCATGGGCGGCCGGGAGAGCTCCGCCGCGTGGTGCGCGCCATCGCTTCCGACGCCGTCGCATCGGAAGAAGACATCGAGCGGGTGTTGAGCACGGATTCGAGCGCGGGCACGCGGCCCCCCGAAGATCCGCTGGAGCGCGCGCAGTACTTCTTGAATCACGGTCGCTACAACGACGCTCGCGCCGCCCTGGATTTGGTGCGGGATGCCGACGCCCTCACCATTGGCGTGGCGCGGGCGCGGCTGATGCTCGGCCTCGGCGAAGCCGCGGCGGCGCTGCAGCTCTTGGGCAGCGTCACCCCCAAGGACGCCCATGCGCCGCTGGCCAAGGCGTGGCGCCTGTATCTGGGCCGCGCGCACTTTGGCGTGGCGGAGTACGAAAAGGCCATCGAGACGCTGGCCCCGCTCGCTGACGAAAGCAGCGGGCTCGGCGCCGAGGCGGCGGCGTTTCGTGGTTCCGCGCTGTCGTTCTTGGGGCGTCACGACGAAGCCCGCAGCGAAATGGAGCGCGCCGTGGAGCTGGCGCGCGATGCGGCAGCGCCGCGCGCCGAGGCCGTGGCCCTGGCGTGCCTCGGCGTCGCCATGCAGCGCAGCGATCGCACCGACGCCGCCCGACAGGCCTACGAGCAGGGCGTGAGCGCCGCAGAGCGCGCCAGCGACGCGGGAATGCTCGCCACGCTGCAGCTGAACCTCGCGGGGCTCTTGAAGATGAGCGGTGACATCGCCGGCGCCATCGAGCGCTTCGAGGCGGCCGTGGACATGGGCAAGCGCTCCGGCCGCCGCTCCACGACGCGTCAAGCGCTGCTCAATCTGGCGAACACCGATCTCTACCTCGGCCGCCTGGCGCGGGCGCGCTCCAACATCGAAGCGCTGGAGCAGCAGCGCGAGCAGCTGCCTCCGGTCGTGGTGGCGCAGCTCCTGGGGCTTCGGGCGGATCTGGAGACGCGGGCCGGCCAGGCCGAAGACGCCGCGCGCTCCTTCGAGGCCTGCGCCCGCGCTTACGAAGAGCTCGGGCGGCACCACGACGCGGCGGAAGCGCGCCTGGAAGGGATCCTGTCGTCGGCCCGCGCGACGAGCCCGAACGTCTCCGCGCTGCGCACCATGCTCGCGCGAACCCGGCAGACGCTGGGAGAAAACCCGGTACACCGCCCGCTCTTGTGCTTGGCGGCGGGGCGTGTGGCGTCCCTCTCCGGGGACGCGGACACGGCTCAGAGGGAGATCGATGCGGCTCTCGCAGCGGCGCGCGAGACGAGCCAAAAAGAGTGGCTGTGGCGGGCCCTGGCAGCGCGGGCCGATCTGGCGGAGCTCGCCGGACAGTCGATGCGCGCGCGGCGCGATCGCGAAGAAGCGTTGGCCGTCATGGAGGAGATCGGCGCGCACCTGCCGCGAGATCTGCGCGAGGTGTACTGGAACGATCCGCGACGCCGAGAGCTCAGGAGCTCCGTTCAGCAAGAGATCTCCTTCGCGCCCACCACTCACGCCCCGGAGCGTTCTCTCGCGTCCAACAGTCGCCAGTCCGTCAGCGGGCTGACCGTCACTCCGCTGGAGCAGCGCCTCGCGCGCCTCTTGGAGGTGAACAGCGAGCTGGCCGGCGAGCTCGATCTCCGCCGCCTCACCGCGCGCGTCACGGACTACGCCGTGGAGCTGTCCCGCGCCGAGCGGGGCTACGTGTTGCTGCTGGAAGACGACGGCAGCCTCACGGTGCACACCTCGCGAGCCCGCGGCGTGGCCGAGCCCGATGCAGAATTCTCGCGTTCGGTGGCCCAGAGCGTGGTCGCCCGTGGCGAGCCCATCGTCAGCGTCAGCGCGCGGGACGACGCTCGCATGGCCGGCTACGCGTCGGTGCATCAGCTCATGCTGCAGTCCGTGGCCTGCGTGCCCATCGCATCGCCCGGTGGCGAGCCCATCGGCGCGCTGTACGTGGAGACGCGGCACCGCTCCGGCAGCCATTTCGAGGCGGAGCTGCCCATGCTGCGGGCCTTCGCGGACCAGGTCGCCATCGCCATCGAGACGGCGCGCTTGATCAACGAGAATCGCGAGCGCGCGGACGAGCTGGCGGCCGCCAACGCAGACCTGGAAGAGGCGCAGGAGCGCCTCCGCGAGCTCCTCGGCGAGCGCACCAAGAAGCTGAACGTCGCGCGTCGAAAGCTGCGCGACGCGCGCGACACGCTCTATGGGCACTTCGGTTATCAGGGCTTGGTCGGCACCAGCGAGAGCATGCGACGGGTGTACGCGCTCATCGAACGAGTGCGTGACACCGACGTGCCCATCCTGATCACGGGCGAGAGCGGCACCGGCAAGGAGGTCGTGGCGCGCGCCATCCATGCGGCTTCCGAGCGCAGCAAGGGGAAGTTCCTCGGCGTGAACTGCGGCGCGATCCCGGAGCACTTGCTCGAGAGCGAGCTCTTTGGCCACGTCCGCGGGGCCTTCACCGGCGCGGACCGCGAGCGCAAGGGCCTGTTCCGCGAAGGCGAGGGCGGCAGCGTGCTGCTCGACGAGATCGGCGAGATGCCGCACAAGATGCAAGCCGGCATGCTCCGCGTGCTGCAGGAGAAGAAGGTGCGGCCGGTGGGCGGCACCAGCGAAGAGCCCGTGGACGTGCGCCTGATCTTCGCCACCAACCGCGATCTATCCGCGATGGTCAAAGCGGGCAGCTTCCGCGAGGACCTCTTCTATCGCATCCACGTGGTGGAGGTGGCGTTGCCGCCCCTGCGCGAGCGGGTAGAGGACATCCCGCAGCTGGTAGACTACTTCCTGGGCATCTTCTCCGCGCGCTACAAGCGGGAGAAGGGCACCGTTTCCCGCGGGGCGATGCGCCGCCTCGCCGCTTTCGACTGGCCCGGCAACGTGCGGCAGCTCGAGCACGTGCTTCTGAACGCATGGGTGCTGGCGGAGGATCCCGAGCTCGAGGTGGAGGACTTCGACCTGCCGGACGCCATGCAAGAGCGCATTCGCGAGCGGCGCCTCTCGGAAGAGCCCGCCGCGCGCATGGAGTCCACCACCTCTTCAATCCATCGCCCGCGCAGCACGCATCGCCCGCCCAAGAGCACGCTCAGCCAGCACCGCCGCGACGAGCGCGAGAAGATCCTCAAGGCGCTGCAGTCGTGCAACTGGAACCGCGTGAAGGCCGCCGAGCTCGTGGGCATCCCGCGCCGCACGTTCTATCGCCGACTTCGGGAATACGGCATTCAATAG
- a CDS encoding peroxiredoxin encodes MKRTALLALAAATLVVGCDKKESPAATPSAPAPSAASTAAPTAAAKQEGLLDVGAEAPKIEAVAHNGQKVDLASFKGKPVVVYFYPKDDTPGCTVEAKGIRDEWPELRKAGAVVLGVSSDDNVSHRAFASKYDLPFLLVPDAEHHIANAFGVPVSNGYAKRVTFLIDKGGKIAKVFPDVTPQGHAKELVAAITDLQG; translated from the coding sequence ATGAAGCGCACCGCCCTGCTCGCCCTCGCGGCCGCCACCCTCGTGGTCGGCTGTGACAAGAAGGAGTCCCCCGCTGCCACGCCGTCGGCTCCGGCCCCGTCCGCCGCCAGCACCGCAGCGCCCACCGCGGCCGCAAAGCAAGAGGGGCTACTCGACGTGGGAGCCGAGGCGCCCAAGATCGAAGCCGTCGCCCACAACGGGCAGAAGGTCGATCTCGCGTCCTTCAAGGGCAAGCCCGTCGTCGTCTACTTCTATCCGAAGGACGACACGCCCGGCTGCACCGTGGAGGCCAAGGGCATTCGCGACGAGTGGCCGGAGCTTCGCAAGGCCGGCGCCGTGGTGCTCGGCGTATCCAGCGACGACAACGTCTCCCACCGCGCCTTCGCCAGCAAGTACGACCTGCCGTTCCTGCTCGTGCCGGACGCGGAGCATCACATCGCGAACGCCTTCGGCGTTCCGGTGAGCAATGGCTACGCCAAGCGCGTCACGTTCCTGATCGACAAAGGCGGCAAGATCGCCAAGGTGTTCCCCGACGTCACGCCCCAAGGCCATGCCAAGGAGCTCGTCGCCGCCATCACCGACCTCCAAGGTTGA
- a CDS encoding Uma2 family endonuclease, protein MPETKLHLELRTLLYQVLKLAFGNVHAIGCDQFVYWDASDPRRCLAPDGFVRKNADNELFPVWKTWERGAPHVAIEIVSATDRDLGEQLARYRQMGVVELIRFDCDDLARPLRVWDRVDEDLVERSLLVVTEAECTVLPVIWTVVPDPALGPSLRPADRSTRVLLPSPSELAISARDQAEAERGRAEAERERAEAERERAEAERERADDAERRLRELEVKLSS, encoded by the coding sequence GTGCCTGAGACCAAGCTTCACCTGGAGCTGCGTACGCTGCTCTATCAGGTGCTGAAGCTCGCATTCGGGAACGTCCACGCCATTGGTTGCGATCAGTTCGTGTACTGGGACGCCAGCGATCCGCGCCGCTGCCTGGCGCCGGACGGGTTCGTGCGCAAGAACGCCGACAACGAGCTGTTTCCCGTCTGGAAGACATGGGAGCGCGGCGCGCCCCACGTCGCCATCGAGATCGTCAGCGCCACGGATCGCGATCTCGGCGAGCAACTCGCGCGTTACCGACAGATGGGCGTCGTCGAGCTGATTCGCTTCGACTGCGACGACCTCGCTCGGCCCCTTCGCGTCTGGGATCGCGTGGACGAGGATCTGGTCGAGCGCTCCCTACTCGTCGTCACCGAGGCGGAGTGTACGGTGCTCCCGGTGATCTGGACCGTCGTCCCGGACCCGGCGCTCGGCCCGAGTCTCCGTCCCGCCGACCGCAGCACCCGCGTGCTCTTGCCTTCTCCCAGCGAGCTCGCGATTAGCGCGCGCGACCAGGCCGAAGCGGAGCGGGGGCGAGCGGAAGCGGAGCGGGAGCGAGCGGAAGCGGAGCGGGAGCGAGCGGAAGCGGAGCGGGAGCGGGCCGACGACGCGGAGCGCCGCCTCCGTGAGCTCGAAGTGAAGCTTTCGTCCTGA
- a CDS encoding sigma 54-interacting transcriptional regulator, protein MPTVRIEVLSGSEAGKTLDPDGDVVRIGRAASNDLRLSESHVSGEHARIVIGDERVTVEDLNSTNGTALVRAGERTPLTDGARKAELQAGDVVELGGEGEESTQLRVVIGDEPEPAHVVSVRPIAELSGTTTSGERNTDVLKVLYRVQKDIGAAEDLDGVLVAVADAALTLVPTATHSTLVLRDDSDDSAEAGFVPVLTRVRAEGGEGRAPDGAVPITRSVFRKVVRERAAVLAADAPRESFSSESLLGASIRSTIGVPLWKGDEILGVLQIDNRDTPAMFDSADLDALAVLAATASLAVANARLIRRLVAAEEQLEKENSFLKGRERARSGTVEIIGESKVMRELSNQLDKVVDTRVTVLIEGETGTGKELVASAVHYRSRRKNKLFVAQNCAALPENLLESELFGHKRGAFTGATDEKRGLFDVADQGTLFLDEVTEMPLSLQAKLLRVLQEGEIRPVGATHTKHVDVRIVAACNKSLEKEVESGRFREDLYYRLKVFPLRVPALRERREDIPLLAGFFLERYTKEMGKPVAGFSQGAMELLMSYDWPGNVRELENEAQRLVIQADPGGFVTPELLSPRVRRLETIIERAGTEKGTLKEMVEQVEKYFVLEALREHDNNKTAAAKTLGITREGLHKKLRQLKIN, encoded by the coding sequence ATGCCCACCGTCCGAATCGAGGTCTTGAGCGGCTCCGAAGCGGGTAAGACGCTCGATCCGGACGGTGACGTGGTGCGCATCGGGCGCGCCGCGAGCAACGATCTCCGCTTGTCGGAGTCTCACGTGAGCGGGGAGCACGCGCGCATCGTGATTGGCGACGAGCGCGTGACGGTAGAAGACCTGAACAGCACCAACGGCACCGCTCTGGTGCGTGCGGGAGAGCGCACGCCGCTGACGGACGGCGCTCGCAAGGCGGAGCTTCAAGCCGGGGACGTGGTGGAGCTCGGCGGCGAGGGGGAAGAGAGCACTCAGCTCCGGGTCGTGATTGGCGACGAGCCGGAGCCCGCCCACGTGGTGTCCGTGCGACCCATCGCAGAGCTCTCGGGCACGACGACCTCGGGCGAGCGCAACACGGACGTCTTGAAGGTCCTGTACCGCGTGCAGAAGGACATCGGCGCCGCTGAGGACCTGGACGGAGTGCTGGTGGCGGTCGCGGACGCTGCCCTCACCTTGGTGCCCACGGCGACGCACTCCACGTTGGTGCTGCGCGACGACTCCGACGACAGCGCCGAGGCGGGCTTCGTGCCGGTGCTGACCCGGGTGCGGGCGGAAGGCGGCGAGGGCCGCGCGCCGGACGGCGCCGTGCCCATCACCCGCAGCGTGTTCCGCAAAGTGGTGCGGGAGCGCGCGGCGGTGCTGGCCGCAGATGCGCCGCGAGAGTCGTTCTCTTCGGAGTCTCTATTGGGCGCCAGCATCCGCAGCACCATCGGCGTGCCGCTGTGGAAGGGCGACGAGATCCTTGGCGTGCTCCAGATCGACAACCGCGACACGCCGGCCATGTTCGACTCGGCGGATTTGGACGCGCTGGCGGTGCTGGCCGCCACGGCCTCCCTGGCCGTCGCCAACGCCCGGCTCATCCGACGCCTGGTTGCCGCCGAGGAACAGCTCGAGAAGGAGAACTCCTTCCTCAAGGGTCGCGAGCGGGCGCGCTCGGGCACCGTGGAGATCATCGGCGAGAGCAAGGTGATGCGCGAGCTGTCGAACCAGCTCGACAAGGTCGTGGACACCCGCGTCACCGTGCTGATCGAGGGCGAGACGGGAACCGGCAAGGAGCTGGTGGCCTCCGCGGTGCACTACCGCTCACGCCGCAAGAACAAGCTGTTCGTGGCCCAGAACTGCGCCGCACTCCCAGAGAACTTGCTGGAAAGCGAGCTGTTCGGCCACAAGCGGGGCGCCTTCACCGGTGCCACGGACGAGAAGCGTGGTCTGTTCGACGTGGCTGACCAGGGCACGCTGTTCTTGGACGAGGTGACGGAGATGCCGCTCTCGCTCCAGGCCAAGCTGCTCCGCGTGCTGCAGGAGGGCGAGATTCGTCCCGTGGGCGCTACCCACACCAAGCACGTGGACGTGCGTATCGTCGCCGCCTGCAACAAGAGCCTCGAGAAAGAGGTGGAGAGCGGACGCTTCCGCGAGGATCTCTACTATCGCTTGAAGGTGTTTCCACTCCGAGTGCCGGCCCTTCGCGAGCGCCGCGAGGACATTCCGCTCCTCGCCGGCTTCTTCCTCGAGCGCTACACGAAGGAGATGGGCAAGCCTGTTGCCGGCTTCTCGCAGGGTGCGATGGAGCTTCTGATGTCCTACGACTGGCCGGGCAACGTCCGGGAGCTGGAGAACGAGGCGCAGCGTCTGGTGATCCAGGCGGATCCTGGCGGCTTCGTCACGCCGGAGCTGCTGTCCCCGCGCGTGCGCCGGCTGGAGACCATCATCGAGCGCGCCGGCACCGAGAAAGGCACGCTCAAGGAGATGGTGGAGCAGGTGGAGAAGTACTTCGTGCTCGAGGCGCTGCGGGAGCACGACAACAACAAGACCGCCGCCGCCAAGACCCTGGGTATCACCCGCGAGGGTCTGCACAAGAAGCTCCGTCAGCTCAAGATCAACTGA
- a CDS encoding FAD-binding oxidoreductase, with product MRDQADVVIIGGGIMGLAVAYNLAKHHGITDVVVLEASYLCSGASGRNGGGVRAQWSSEANIRLMQESLALCREFAGEHRINTWFRQGGYLFLVRDEERRKSLEQSVELQNRCGVKTRLVAPKNLAEIVPEISSEGVIAASYNGDDAVVFPWPFVWGYADGAKELGVEVHPFTPVTGIETTNGAVSAVVTERGVIRTGCVLNATGAHSPELARMVGVELPNHPHRHEICASEPLKPWLGPLVADLSNGLYFSQSTRGEIVGGIGNQAVPEGDNQGSSNRFLALYARAITRVIPRLGAVKILRQWAGLYDISPDANPIVGPVDAVGGFLLLCGFMGHGFMMAPVVGKLMAAHIAGKPVEQFERWNLRRFEHGHLSREGMIIG from the coding sequence ATGCGTGACCAGGCAGACGTCGTGATCATCGGCGGAGGCATCATGGGCCTCGCCGTCGCGTACAACCTGGCCAAGCACCACGGCATCACGGACGTGGTCGTGCTGGAGGCGTCGTACCTGTGCAGCGGCGCCAGCGGACGCAACGGCGGCGGCGTGCGCGCGCAGTGGTCGAGCGAAGCGAACATCCGACTGATGCAGGAGTCTCTGGCTCTGTGTCGCGAGTTCGCGGGGGAGCATCGCATCAACACCTGGTTCCGACAGGGCGGATACCTGTTCTTGGTGCGGGACGAAGAGCGGCGAAAGTCCCTGGAACAGAGCGTGGAGCTGCAGAACCGCTGCGGCGTGAAGACGCGGCTGGTGGCCCCGAAAAACCTCGCGGAGATCGTGCCCGAGATCTCTTCGGAAGGGGTGATCGCCGCGAGCTACAACGGGGACGACGCCGTGGTGTTTCCCTGGCCCTTCGTGTGGGGCTACGCGGACGGCGCCAAGGAGCTGGGCGTGGAGGTGCATCCGTTCACGCCGGTGACCGGCATCGAGACCACCAACGGCGCCGTCAGCGCGGTCGTCACGGAGCGCGGTGTGATTCGAACGGGTTGCGTGCTGAACGCGACCGGTGCTCACAGTCCGGAGCTGGCGCGCATGGTCGGCGTGGAGCTGCCGAATCATCCGCATCGCCACGAGATCTGCGCCAGCGAGCCGCTCAAGCCCTGGCTCGGGCCGCTGGTCGCGGATCTGTCCAACGGGCTCTACTTCTCGCAGTCCACGCGCGGAGAGATCGTAGGCGGTATCGGAAACCAAGCCGTGCCCGAGGGCGACAACCAGGGGTCGAGCAATCGCTTCTTGGCGCTGTACGCCCGCGCCATCACGCGGGTGATCCCACGTCTTGGCGCGGTGAAGATCCTGCGGCAATGGGCAGGGCTCTATGACATCAGCCCGGACGCCAATCCGATCGTGGGACCGGTGGACGCGGTCGGTGGCTTCCTACTCTTGTGCGGCTTCATGGGCCACGGCTTCATGATGGCGCCGGTGGTGGGCAAGCTGATGGCGGCGCACATCGCGGGGAAGCCGGTGGAGCAGTTCGAGCGCTGGAATCTGCGCCGCTTCGAGCATGGGCATCTGTCCCGCGAGGGAATGATCATCGGCTAA
- a CDS encoding 3'(2'),5'-bisphosphate nucleotidase CysQ, producing the protein MKDVIERLLAIAADAAVVIDEVYQEPFDVEYKGPKDPVTAADRRANELIVARLEAEFPGVPVVAEESAAERYESFRASDRIFFVDPLDGTREFVKKNGEFVVMIGLVEGDAPTVGVLYSPVSREAWAGRVGEGAVHVTAAGERTPISVSDVRDLSGARIVSTRSHRSAALEAALDALGAESLAALGSAGLKCAEVATGKAEAYVAPSLAGARWDLCAGQAIITAAGGRVTDARGKAIDYRSASLANATGIVASNAGVHDEILARLAAHRAR; encoded by the coding sequence TTGAAGGACGTGATCGAGCGCCTGCTCGCCATCGCCGCGGACGCCGCCGTGGTGATCGACGAGGTGTATCAAGAGCCGTTCGACGTCGAGTACAAGGGCCCCAAGGATCCCGTGACGGCGGCGGACCGACGCGCCAACGAGCTCATCGTGGCGCGTCTCGAGGCCGAGTTCCCCGGCGTCCCCGTGGTGGCCGAGGAGAGCGCCGCGGAGCGCTACGAGAGCTTCCGCGCCTCGGACCGCATCTTCTTCGTGGATCCCCTGGATGGGACGCGGGAGTTCGTGAAGAAGAACGGGGAGTTCGTCGTGATGATCGGGCTGGTGGAGGGCGACGCGCCCACGGTGGGGGTACTGTACTCGCCCGTGAGTCGTGAAGCGTGGGCGGGTCGCGTGGGCGAGGGCGCCGTGCACGTGACGGCGGCGGGCGAACGGACGCCCATTTCCGTGAGTGACGTCCGCGACCTTTCCGGGGCGCGCATCGTGTCCACGCGCTCCCACCGCAGCGCCGCGCTGGAGGCTGCCCTCGACGCCCTGGGGGCCGAAAGCCTGGCCGCGCTGGGCAGCGCGGGGCTCAAGTGCGCCGAGGTGGCGACGGGCAAGGCCGAAGCGTACGTGGCGCCGTCCCTCGCCGGCGCGCGCTGGGACTTGTGTGCCGGCCAAGCGATCATCACTGCCGCAGGCGGACGCGTGACGGATGCGCGCGGCAAGGCCATCGATTACCGCAGCGCGAGCCTCGCCAACGCGACGGGCATCGTGGCGAGCAATGCCGGCGTTCACGACGAGATCTTGGCGCGGCTCGCCGCCCATCGCGCTCGCTGA